A region of the Arachis hypogaea cultivar Tifrunner chromosome 15, arahy.Tifrunner.gnm2.J5K5, whole genome shotgun sequence genome:
AATTTTTAGAAATCTTATTTTCAAAAGTGATAGataactaaaaaatcaaacaatagAATTATCAAGTTTAGCAACACAGAAATCCAGAACACAATGCACTAACAAAACGTGCTCATCTTCAAATAGACAGCATCATCATATGTTTCTTCTACTACACTCTATCCCCAAGAAAAAATCTAAAACAATTAGTACAGTGATGAGTTTTGCTAACTAGAACTCAAATTAATAAACAATgcaaaaacaatttttgaatttgaacaaTGCACAAACGGCCAAATACAAATTTCCCTTTCTATCTTATTAGCTAAATAAAGcctcaaaataatttttgaacaaTGCACAaacatcaccactttcctttcttcttcttaaatCCAACAAAAATACCCAACAGCCAAAGCCCTAACTAAGCAACAGAAACTCAAAGAAGAACACTTACCACAGATGACAACCCGCAAACGGCCGATGCAGTGAAGCAGCAGCAGCAAAGAGACAACCCACATATGAcaaccctttttttttattttaaagagacaAACTACAACAGcaacaaagaataaaaatataagcaATTCATAACCATAACTGTAATACTAACGTTACTATCACTTTCATGCCTGAAATAAATTGATTTCTCAAAATAAGCAACAAACCGTTCAAAGTGAACgaagtatataaataaattactcagAGATGCAATGAATGATATATAAATGCATTTTTTGAAACTTTAAATAAACTGTTCTAACTAAGTGTAAACTGACAAAGACCAAATAATGGATAACTTTTCTTTAAATGAGAACAGCATTTTGAGATAACAAATTGCCAAATCAAAATTAGAATAGCACTGTACCAAAGAGTATTTCAATTGAAACTCTTCTCAAATGCCTTCTATAATTGAGGtccaaaaaattattttgttaatataatTTAGCCCACTTTTAAACTAAAGGACTTTTAATAAAGTATATTTAAGTTTGTTAATTGAAGgtcttttatataaaatttagttcTGATGAAGTTTCAGAACAGAACCCAtgaccaaaataaaaaagaaaggagttttgTAACTTTTTTTACAAGAGTGGCAACTGGTTTATATTGTAGTGCACTTATGGATAGCAAGTAGCAACTAGCAAGCAATTACCAGGGTAGTTCAAagaataaaatgataaattttattctcattaagctaattcaaatgaaaaaaaaattatctattccatcaaatatttaaaacaaCAAATATTTCTCCTGATTAATTGAGGCATGTAGGAAGAAGAGCATAATTTATGCTGATCTCTAAGTCAAATAGTTGGAATAAGCATGAAATTCCTCTGTTATCCCAGATGAAACCAACCAATATGAAAAGCAGTCCACAACTCACTGAAATAATAACATTATAAAATAAGGCTAAAATAAACAAagcagataaataaaataaaaaataaacaattgaaAAACAGCGATATAGAAATTACTCTATAATCCTCAATAAAGAGTTATTGGGCATCCACCATAAAACACCTCAAAGAAAGCAGAGAAACAGAACCATAATGCCACCGAACACACTATTCGCAGATAATAAAAGTTTTGCTACCTTAAATAACAGACTGACTTAAGCCCCAGGTTCATTTCACAAGTTCGCAGTCCAAATTCAAACCAGAACAGAAACTCAGTCAACATTCAACACTCATCTTGCTCATGTTCACAAACATCACCACTTTCCACAGCCAACAAAAACACCCAACAGCCAATCAAACCCTAACTAAGCAACAAAAATCAGAGATGAAGACCACTTACCACAGATGACAAACCACAACCGGCAATGCAGcgaagcagcagcagcagcgaAACACAATCCACAATCAGCCAAGACAATGAAGCAGAAATAGCGACGTAGAAAAAGAACAGGGGAGAAGCAAGGACACCGTGGAGAAGCAGTGAAGCCTCGGAGAGGGGAGAAGCAGCGACGCCACGGAGAGACTCAGCGACGCCGGGAAGAAAGAGGCAGCGACGATATCGGGAAGAATGCAGCGACAATGATGGTGCGACGATGGTGAGTGGCGATTTGGGGCTTCCTGGTGACTTGCGATGATGGTGAGATTTACGGCTTCATGGAGAGCTGCGGTGCGATGACTTTTCACATTCTGAGGCGTGGGTTAGGGTTCGGTACGGTGGAGGGAGGAAGCTCTTTGGTTTCGAAGAGAAGGAGGGCTTTCTTAGTCTTATTTGCTGTTATGTATTCATTCCTTTATTAATTAggaaaaaattaataatcaataatagatatataatatttattttaaaattattttaattttatttttttatattaatatttattatatatttataataaaaatatataatatttattataaatttattttagctatatgtgttaaaaatataatattttttatatatttataataatatataatatttataataaatttatttcaattttattttttaaaataatatttgttatttatttataacagtagtttttgagtattttataaattcattatttataaaaaaatagtttcaatttatataattatctgaaattatttttattagtattgtttaatttgtctaattatttaaataatttagaaaatgGTTGTTTCATAAATAATTGTTGTAATGGTTGTAAAAccattctttaaaatagtcaaagagaacggttttatttgGTTACTAtagcataatgaaaaaatgaacttcaACAGCAACACTGTAAAAACCGTTTTCTAAGACCATCTAATggaacggttttaaagtgtagcattttGGCAACAGTTTTAATGCGTTTTCTTTGTGTAATTCTTTAAACAACGATAAAAAACCGTTGCTTAAAGCCAAATCatggtaacggttataaaaccgttctttaaaatagtcaaacagaacgattttaatttgttgctataaattgatgaaaaattgaattcaacagTAACACTTTAAAAATCTGTTGTCTAAACctatctaagagaacggttttaaggcattgcaaaatttggcgttgctaaaggccatatttgttgtagtgatTTGAAGGACCTAGGTTTCTCAGGCCCTCTTTTCATTTGGCAAAGgagaaggataaaaagaagactTGATCATTGCTTGAGCAACCTAGACTTTTCTAACATATTTATTAATGTAGGGGTTAGACATCTACCTAAACTAAAGTCTGATCACCTCCCTATCTTGCTGAATTTTCAGGGATAGGATAGAGAGCAGAATAATAAGCCTTTTAGGTTTATTGCGCCATGGATTTTGCATAAAGATGACGAAAAGTTAGTGGCTGAAAGTTGGAGTAGACAAGATGTTCTTCCTATGAACATTAAAAGAATTATCGAAAATGCCAAAATCTAGAATAAAGAAGTCTTCGGTCACATTTTCAAGAAGAAACAACAAATAATTTCAAGACTGGAAGGTATCAATAATAGTTTGTCCTTTCAGCCAAACCCCTTTCTTGACAAACTTCAAAAAGAACTATGGAAAGAGTATGAAATTATTGTTATTCAGGAGGAATCATACTAACAACAAATGTCAAAATGTAAGGTCATACAATTTGGGGACAAGAATACAAGTTATTTTTACCAGAAGGCAAATGGAAGAACGAAGAGAAACCATGTGGCCACCTTAAAGGCTTTGGGAGTTAATTTCTTTAAATCTCTTTACTCTATAGATTGCAACACTAATATGTTTCTAATTTCAGGTTGCTTCCCTAGGCTAAATGACGAAGATTATATGGACATTGCACGCGAAATTTCCTTAAAGGAAACCAAGGATGCAATTTTTAGCATGGGAAGTTGGAAGGCACCCGTAAGCGATGGACTCCCTGTTAAATTCTTTCAACATTCTTGGAGTGTAGTGGCTGAATCTTTTTTTGATTGGGTGAGAATGATTTTTAGAGAGCCTAATAATATTGCAATAGTTAATCAAACCATTATTGCTATTATCCCCAAAATTTTCTCTCTAGAGAATTTTAGTCATTTTAGGCCTATTAGCCTTTGCATTTTTGCAATGTGTGTTATAAAGTTGTCACTAAAATTATATTGCCTTGAGGCTGAAAAATTATATGCCTACTCTAATTTTTTACACCCAAACTAATTTTGTTCCTGACAGGATTAGTGCAAACAATATTTTAATTGCATAAGAGGTAGTTCATACCATGAGAAAACTCATGGGAAAGGTCTCATGGCCATTAAAATAGGTTTGGAAAAAGCTTACGACAGACTTAACTGGTCCTTTGTTGTTGATACTTTGAAAGATATCAGCTTCCCTGAGAGCATCATTAATGTTATTGCATATTGCATATCTACTCCCACTATGAACCTTCTTTGGAATGGCTCACCCTTAGAGAACTTCATCCCAACCAGAGAAATTAAACAGGAAGACCCCTTATCCCCttctctttatgttttatgcattGAAAGATTATCTCAGCTTATTTATAAATTAGTGGAGGACAAGAAGTGAGAACCTATAACCCTATCCAGAAATGGTCTTAAGATTTCTCATCTTTGCTTTTGCAAATGGCCTTATTTTATTCACTAAAGCTAGCAAGAAGCAAGTCAAAGTTATTAAGGAAGCCCTTCAAATTTTCTGTGATAGCTCTAGACAAAAGATCAGTTTCAATAAATCATGTGTTTACTTCTCTAGAAATGTCAACCATACAGTCAGACAACATCTAAGCCAGGAGCTCGGCAACGCTCTCACAGCAAACCTTGGAAAGTACTGTTGAGGATAAATAGAGATAAGAGATGAAACTAGCTGAAGTGTGAGGTGTGTGATTAGGAGTTAGTTATGTTGAGATGTCAAGTTTGTTAGAAGGGTAATTAGTTGTTAGAAAAACCTACTTCAGTTGTGACTATAAATACAAGAGTAAATCTCCTCTGTATAGCAGTTTTTCTGAATCAATGAATTCATTTTCTCATTCTCTTCTCATCTCTCTGCTCTCTACTCTATTTCTCTCTCGCTCATAGCTCTCTTTTCAGATCTACCAGAGTTTCTGATGTCTtctcatggtatcagagctctagGTTCTGATCCATGGTGCTACCAAGTGAAATTCCAGCTTTCGCAACTATGAACCCTAGAACAATGATCAACACCATCGCGTTCAAGCACGATGAAAACAACTTCGTTCGATGAAGACGTCAACCACTGGCCTTCATAAAATCGCTCAAGGATCATCTCAATCCAAACTGGAAGATTATTTTAAAAAACGGATGAAATCAAAAGTAAAGCAGCTGAAAACACAAATTAAGACCATCAAACTTCAAGGATCTGTAACTGAATATATGTCCAGGATAAAAAAGGTAACAAACTCACTTTCTACATTAGGTGCACCTCTTACTAGTGAGAAATTTGTAGAAGTAGTAGCTCAAGGCTTGAATGAGGATTATAGTGCTTTTATTACTATGATAAATTCAAAGGTTGATGAAATAACTGAGAGTGAGGTAAAGGCATTAATAGTAGCACAAGAAGAATTAGTTGAGAGATTTAAGAAGAATGTACTTGGCACTATGCATGTAAATTTGGCTCAAGGTTCAAAATCAAAACTGCAAGAACACCACCACAATTACTCTACATATTCATAAAATCAACAATATAACTATCAAGGAAGAAGTCGAGAGTTTTGAGGACAAGCTCGTGGTCGAGGATTTCAAGGTGGCAGATCCTTCCATTATGGCAATTCAAGGCCGCAATGTCAGCTAGGTGGAAGGATGGGACACACTATATGAGATTGTTATCACAGGTTTAATCAAAACTATCAAAGACCTTATGAAGCAGCATCAAATCCACCAGCTCCACCATCTTCAGCCTTTCATCAGCCTCAGTCACAAACAGATTCACAACCAAGAGTATTGGTTGCAGCTGCGCCATCAACTACACCTTTGACAGATAGAACGTGGTATCTGGACATAGGAGCATCACATCACCTTACATTTGATGGCAACAATCTAGTTACAAGCTCAGAGTATGAAGGCTCAGAGCAGGTGTTCACATGTAATGATCAAGGTATGTGcatcaataatattaatagaaCTATGTTATTTTCTGTGTCTAACCCACCTTATCAGCCCAACACACACTACTTCAAACTACTAAACCTACTACATGTTCCCTCAAGTACAAAGAACCTCATTAGTGTGCGCAAGATAATCACGTGTTCTTTGAATTCCATCCTTTTGATTATTTGGTTAAGGCTTAGGAGACCAATGAACTGCTTCTCAGATGGTCTCTTAGAGGAGGACTTTATCAATTTGATAACATTGGCATATTGGCCAGGGCAGCACCATCAAGCAGTTTACCTTCattcaaaagaagaaaaaaagcttTGCAAGTAATAAAAGCCACTGTATCTGATAGTAGTAACCATGAATCTCATTTTAGTGTATAAAAGTCTAGACCAGGTCGTGTTGAGCTTGaacagaaaagcaaaaaaaagaaagtgaacaaaaacagaaaagaaaagaagaagaaatgcacATTGTAAAGTTGCGTCTGTGTCACAGTTTGAAGTATGGCATAGAAGGTTAGGACACCCGGTTACAAAAATAGTAGCAAAAGTAATGCagcattgtaaaattatggatgATGATATGAATAAAAGAGACACAACAGCTATTACTCCTTTGTGCAATGCATGTTGTCAAGGAAAACATCATAATTTGCCTTTTTCTGACTCACTCACTGACTATAACACAACCCTAGAATTAGTCTACTCTGACATTTGGGGGCTAGCACCAATCATCAGTAGTTTAGGttttagatattatataattttcattGACACCAAAACAAGATACACATGCCTATACCTACTGCAAAACAAAGCTCAAGCTCTCCAAGCCTTTATCCGATACAAATTGCTACTTGAAAACAAGACTGGACACAAGATTAAAAGCCTTCAAACTGACACTGGAGGTGAATTTTTCTCTCACAGTTTCATAGAATTCCTCATTCAGCATGGTATTGCTCATAGACTTAGTTGTCCTCACACTCACCAACAAAACGGTAAAGTTGAACGAAAACACCGACACATAACTGAAATGGGCTTAGCACTACTCTCTTAAGCCTCTTTGCCCCTAAGATTTTGGGATCAAGCCTTCTTGACAGCCACTCATCTCATTAATCTACTACCCTTACACACTACAGATCAGAAAACACCATTTGAACTCCTCAATCACAAAGAACCAGACTATTTGTTCCTCAAAACCTTTGGATGTGCATGTTATCCACAATTTAAACCCTACAACacataaatttgattttaaaactcACAAATGTCTCTTTTTAGGTTACTCTTCTTATCATAAAGGGTACAAATGTCTCTCACCTTTCGACAAACTCTACGTTTCCAGACATGTCTTATTTGATGAATCTGAGTTTCCTTGTCAATCCCTCTTCTTTAATCAAACTCCAAAACTGAAATCTGCTGTCCCACGCCTCCAAACCATAAGCTCTACACCATTGTACCTCATTCCAACCCCCATCGTTGTCCAACAAAACCATCTCAACACTCTAGCCACATCTTCAATCAGTCCTTCCAACAACACTATCCCTCTCATACATGAAACACATGTCCCTAACTCTGACACCACTCTTCACCGTCAAATACCAGACCCAACACAACAATTCCTTTCCCAACCATCTCTACCATCCTCCACACCCTTAGCTCAACCTGAGTCTTCTGTCAATATTAGTGCTGCTCATAACTATCCATTAACTGATGATACTGTTATGACTACTTCTACTTCTATGTTTCTCTCAAGTAATGCAGGGTTAGCTGAGCAGCTAGAAAGAGGACACGCAGCTCTGCATACTACAGCGCCTACTCGAATGCATCCTATGGTTACTAAAAGTAAGGCAGAAATTTGTAAGCCAAAACTATTCACTGCATTGGTTTCGGGTAATGCTTTAGAGTTTATACCTTACACAAGTTGAACCTTCTTCAGTGGTACAAGCACTAACCTCTCCGCATTGGAAAGTCACAATGGATAAGGATTATGCAGCACTTTTGAAGTTAAAGACATGGAACTTGGTTGAAGAGTCACCAACAGTTGAACCAATTGGATGTCGATGTGTTTTTCGCATCAAAAGACAGCCAGACGGGACAATTCAGAAGTACAAAGCGAGGTTGGTCACAAAGGAATTTCATCAGCGAGAAGGTTTGGACTATGATCAAGTTTTTAGTCTGGTTTCCAAGCCTGCAACAATACGCACATTTTTGTCTATTGCTGTTTCAAAAGGATGGAGAGTGAGGCAGTTTGATTTCAGCAATGCATTTCTCAATGGGAATTTACATGAGAAAGTGCACATGGTGCAACCTAAGGGTTATGCACTTGGTTCTGGCCTTGTGTGCAAATTGGAGAAGGCCTTATATGGCTTAAAACATGCTCCAAGAGCCTGGTTTCTGAAGTTAAGTAGCACACTTAGAAGCTTTGGTTTTCCAAGTACAACCTCAGATCCTTGTCTCTTTGTTCGACACAGTAAAGCTCCAACAACTTATTTTCTAGCATATGTCGATGACATACTGATGACTGGCACTAATCAAACTGAAGTTGATGTTTTGATCCAACAATTAAATAAAGTGTTCACTCTAAAGGACTTGgggaaaatgaattttttttcttggaattgaagttgaaagaacTAAAGTTGATACCCTAGTGCTGAAATAGTCGAAATATGTCAAGGATCTATTGAAGAGAGTTGAGATGTTAGAGTCTAAATCCGTTACCACACCAATGGCTAGTACCTTAAAGCTTGATACAACAGGTAGTCAGGTACAACATTTGATAAGCCTTCTCTGTACAGATCCATAGTGGGTGGGCTGCAATATGCCACCATGACTAGGCTTGATATTGCCTTCTCCGTGAACAAAGTGTCCCAATTTATGCATGCACCCCTAGAACAATACTGGAAGGCAGTAAAAAGAACACTCTGCTTCCTGGCCGAGACAATTAATTTTGGGGTTGAAATTCACAGAAGCAACGACTTCAGAATCTTAGCCTTTTGTGACTTAGATTGGGTAGCAGATCCTGTGGATAGACGGTCAACAACAGGGTATTGCATATTCCTTGGGGTGAATCTCATAAATTGGTCAAGCAGGAAGCAAACGGCTGTAGCCAAATCAAGTGATGAGGCTGAGTTTAGGGCCATTGCTGATGCCATGACAAACACTATGTGGCtgcaaaaaatcctttataaaatgCACATACCAACTGGACTTCCTCTAATATTATTTTGTGACAATCAAAGCACAGTGCTCATGAGTCAGAATCCAATTCTGTATAGTTGATCCAAACATTTCGAAATTGATCTCCACTTTATTTGACATAGAGTTGAGGACAAGCAGGCATGTGTAGCCCATATTCCATCTCAAGATCAAATTGCAGATGTTCTTACCAAGCCAATGAGTCAATATGATGCCTTCTTGAAGATTAGATGCAAACTAAGATTAGTTGACCAATCCAAGCTCAAGTTGAGGGAGAATGTTGAGGATAAATAGAGATACAAGATGAAACTAGCTAAAGTATGAGGCATGTAATTAGGAGTTAGTTATGCTTAGTTGTCAAGTTTGTTAGAAGGGTAATTAGTTGTTAGAAAACCTGCTTCAGCGTGACTATAAATACAAGAGTAAACCTCCTCTATATAGCAGCTTTTCTGAATCAATGAATTCATTTTCTCATTCTCTTCTCATATCTCTACTCTCTACTCCCTTTCTCTCTCACTGCTAGATCTCTTTTCAGATCTATCAGAGTTTTTGATATCTTCTCATAGTTCAGGttttagatattatataattttcattGATACCAAAACCAGATACACATGCATATACCTGCTACAAAACAAAGCTAAAGCTCTCTAAGCCTTTACCCAATACAAATTTCTACTTGAAAACAAGACTGGACACAAGATTAAAAGCTTTCAAACTAACAATGGAGGTGAATTCCTCTCTCACAGTTTCACAGAATTCCTCATTCAGCATGGCATTGCTCATAGGCTTAGTTGTCCTCACACTCACCAACAAAACGGTAGAGTTAAACAGAAACACCGACACATAATTGAAATGGGCCTAG
Encoded here:
- the LOC112747912 gene encoding uncharacterized mitochondrial protein AtMg00810-like, translating into MTRLDIAFSVNKVSQFMHAPLEQYWKAVKRTLCFLAETINFGVEIHRSNDFRILAFCDLDWVADPVDRRSTTGYCIFLGVNLINWSSRKQTAVAKSSDEAEFRAIADAMTNTMWLQKILYKMHIPTGLPLILFCDNQSTVLMSQNPILYS